A DNA window from Bacteroidota bacterium contains the following coding sequences:
- a CDS encoding GNAT family N-acetyltransferase, with protein sequence MFIKKTGDIIEGPEVHLFVEALAPAAKHKNYVPAYIFGIRKNVSCERVGRISLRIGSNMLIDRYAGNIGYTIDRAHRGHGYAGKACKLLVPLAKAHDFALLYITCNPDNQASRRTIEKLGAELLGVENVPRDTEMYKRGDRIKLRYVWRINEPQVAE encoded by the coding sequence ATGTTTATAAAGAAAACCGGCGATATCATTGAAGGTCCGGAGGTCCATTTGTTCGTTGAAGCATTGGCCCCGGCGGCAAAGCACAAGAACTATGTGCCGGCTTACATTTTTGGTATTCGGAAGAATGTATCATGCGAGCGGGTAGGGCGCATCTCCCTACGGATCGGGAGCAACATGCTGATTGATAGGTATGCCGGGAATATTGGCTATACAATTGACCGTGCTCATCGGGGTCATGGATATGCCGGCAAAGCCTGTAAACTCCTTGTACCCCTCGCAAAGGCACACGATTTTGCCCTCCTGTATATCACCTGCAATCCAGATAATCAGGCTTCACGGCGGACGATAGAGAAATTGGGGGCCGAATTATTGGGCGTAGAAAATGTGCCCCGCGATACGGAGATGTACAAACGGGGTGATCGGATCAAGCTACGCTATGTCTGGCGCATCAATGAACCACAGGTAGCGGAGTGA
- a CDS encoding putative molybdenum carrier protein has product MFEDKVHTADNGYGVQMVVSGGQTGVDLAAWDVAMAQGISIGGWVPAGRTNEAGRIPARYTGILEAPSCLPAERTFLNVKLADATLVVHPVGIASGGTTFTFNMAEALKRPRLRLDLLDLSTLAARQALDAWLRRVRPAKLNVAGPRASENGEIYQKTVDLLMSTPLGRAS; this is encoded by the coding sequence GTGTTTGAAGATAAGGTACATACTGCTGATAATGGATACGGTGTGCAGATGGTTGTGTCTGGTGGGCAAACCGGGGTCGATCTTGCTGCATGGGATGTTGCGATGGCGCAAGGCATATCCATCGGTGGCTGGGTGCCGGCAGGCAGGACAAATGAAGCCGGCCGCATACCTGCCAGGTACACAGGGATTCTTGAAGCGCCAAGTTGTCTTCCTGCGGAGCGAACCTTTCTAAACGTGAAGTTGGCAGATGCGACGCTTGTTGTACACCCTGTGGGTATTGCAAGTGGCGGTACTACTTTTACCTTCAATATGGCTGAAGCGCTGAAAAGGCCTCGGTTGCGTCTTGATCTTTTGGACCTGTCTACGTTGGCCGCTCGCCAGGCACTCGATGCCTGGTTGCGGCGTGTCAGGCCGGCAAAACTCAACGTTGCTGGGCCGCGTGCCAGTGAAAACGGAGAAATATATCAAAAAACCGTAGATTTACTCATGTCCACGCCCCTGGGACGCGCAAGCTGA